ACTCaattgaattttgtaaaaggtTGTAGGATCAAGGCTATATGAAGAGGCTAGAAAAGAGGGGCGAACATAAAAAAAACCTAGCAAAAATGCCTTTGAAGATTGGTACACCTAGGTTGGATTTAGTGAACTTATATTTGGAGGGTTAGATAAGTCAACTTAACCACCCTATTTAAAAAGAGACAGTATCCCATGCAGTATACTTACTTCACCTGCAACTGGCTTCAACAATAATAAAAGCATTTATTACTTTGATGAATTCCCAACCAACCTGTCCACCTTAGTCAACAAACCATTATCTCCTAGAAAGAAagctaaagaaaagaaaaagataaaccaagaaaagaaaagaaaggaaagaatgTCGATCAACACCCTATCCTTCTTGTCTTTGCTTGGCTTTCCATCTAAGCCCCCTCTGCCTCCTTTTCCGCCCCAACTTGTCCCTTCAAGAAACCTCTCTCTCCATCACCACAACCCTCTCCTGCCCTTGCTCTTCTTGCCTTCCAAGTTCTCATTTCATCCAATATCCATCTACTTATACATAATTCTGGTTCTTAGATGCTTCTAATTATCGTTAAGAGAAAAACCTCCATGCCATCCAATCCAAATACAGTTCTCAGGTGAAGTTTTTGTTCAGACCCTTTTGTTGTCACAGTTGTATAGCATCATCTTTGCACAACtcttatatatacattttttttctcttttggagCTTCTGGTTTAGTTATTTGAAACTCTAATGCAGATGATCTTGATTGTTTGTTCCACCTTGCCAAGTTTTCATTTCTGTTCACTGACAATCTTCTTTCTTGGtgggaagaaagaaagaaatatcaTGTTATAAAGTTTTAAGTAGGATTAGTCCCATAGTCTCTTAAATTTGCCATGGGGTCTCTTGGCAGCCCAAAAATTTGGGTGCCATATATTAGCACCAAGGACTGTTCTCAGGGTTTCTGTAGCTTATACTGCCCACAGTGGTGCTACATCCCCGCCCCTCCTCCACCTTATTTTGAATTTCCTGACGAAAATTCAGGTCCAAATTTCTCCCCTCTTGTTATCGCGATCATCGGCATTTTGGCAAGTGCTTTTCTTCTTGTTAGTTACTATACCATAATTTCTAAATATTGTGGGAACATGGAGAGGGAGAGAAGAGAAAATCAGGACATAAACGAGGAATTGGAGGACAATCACAATCCGGCACTCCATGAGCCATGGCATGTTGCTACCACTGGCTTGGACgaggctctgatcaagtccatcaCTCTCTGTAAGTACAAGAAGGGAGATGGGTTGGTTGAAGGGACAGATTGCTCGGTTTGTCTCAGTGAgtttgaagaagaagagagcTTAAGGCTCTTGCCCAAGTGCAGTCATGCTTTCCATGTCCAGTGCATTGATACATGGCTTAAATCTCACTCCAATTGCCCTCTGTGTCGAGCTAATATTGTTCCTACTACTGTTTCACCGACTCAACTCCCTCCACCAGTGATGGAAAGTCCACTAAATAATGAACCTTCGCAGCAAAGCCAACTTGAGCATGAAAATGTAGCTGTAGGAGAAGATTTGGAAAGGGTTGCGGAAGAAGAGGAAATAATGCGCAATGAGGTAATCCCAAAGACCCCATCACGGGTTTTTAGCGATTTGGGGAATTCAGAGGAGAGAGATACCATAATTGAGATTAGAGATGAAGGAGAGCAACAGATACGGAGATCAATTTCCTTGGATTATTCATGTCAGACCCGTCTTTCAGTAGCCGACATTTTGCTCATGAACGAAGATGAAGATCCTCAGATGGGTGATTGCGATTGCCAGTTTCCAGGTCATGTTGGATCATCAAAAGTAGCAGTAGGAGAAATCAGCAAGTACAGCCATAGAAACAGGGTGTTGCACTGTGTGATGAGTCCTGTCTCAATGAAGAGATCATTCTCAAGCGGGAGATTGTTGTTCACTAGGCATGCCAGAGGACGGGATGGGATAATTCCCACATTCGAGAGAAGATTAGATTACTCATGAACCAAAAAAACAAGAGGGAGGGGTCTTGGTGTGAAGACTTGTACTGTTTTACTACTAATCTTATTTAGATGTTAGTGTGAGAATTCTCTTCCacaaaatgatgaagaaaatttCTCCCTGTTTTCCATGACTCGTGTTTTGCTTCCATCTTGGTTTCTCTGCCTACATTGTTTGTGGTTCAGTAAAGATCATATGCTTTGGCTTCAATTTCTTATATAAGAAGTTCCCAATTCTTAAATCTCTTTTTTCCATTctagtttgttttccttttcctcttcTTGTTTCTCTGAGTTTTCTCTGATTTGAGTGACTGTGCTTGCAATTATACTAGCACCTCTGTTTTGGTGCCTGTGCTTTCCCTATGCAGTACTCCTAGTGCCCCTGCCACCACCATATGGTGACATGTTGACAGAGACAAAGGAAAGAGTGGGATAGAAATTCTCTTGCTTTCAGCATGGTGACCCTGCAAATGGgctaaataagtaataatagcTCCAGTGGTCATAATTGCGTCGAGCCCAGGCAGCGTGGGTACAATTTCTTTCCACTGTAATGGATCTATCCACAATGTCCTGTGCCCATTCAAGGACACATCTGTCTGGCTTCTAAAAGCAAGAGAGAAAGACATGGTTAATGAAAAATACCACAAAGATCTTCTTGTTGGCATTTCAGCCAGAAGTATCAATACGAATAATTATGTCGACTAcaattttgatatttgaatGCACCTCTGTGAAATAGAGCCATTTGAGGGTCCAATAATTGGGTGATGGCTCCATAACCTGTCCTGGTTGGAAGTTGCAGCAGGGTTCTTCCAGCCTCATGGTATTATGATGAATATGAATACTCCAAAAAGAGATCAATCGATGTGTAAAAGCATTGATATTCTCAAATGggatttgaaaatgaaattgccTTGGTCCGGATTCATTGCATGGACAATATTCAAATGGGTGTGTTCAGAATTTAGCACAAAATTTTGGCCCCTGACCAGTCCTTGGGCTGGCTGAAActgaagaggaaaaagggaCATGTAAAAATGGATGGAATTCCAATACAAGCACCACAGCCCATCACTGTAGGCTGCTATCTAAACAAAATCAGGTTGAAACATATGGTTGTGTTTCGGAACTGGTCTCAATAAcagtttttttttggttttgagaATAGAAAAGATGAAAACATGTTTCATTATCAGTTGCTCCTAAAacagatttttgaaaattattatgaaaacaaggtgttttttgaaaacgtattttaattattttctaggatattttttttaaataattatgaagCCTACAGTGTTCTCATacaaacttttgttctaaaACATATGAAGGAACTGTTttgaaaaactgttttaaaaaacgtttCCAAACAGTACATTCAAACAATGCATAAATTCTACTTCATGTTATGGGCAAACAAACATTTCCATTCAGGGCTGTCTATAGGTGTAGCCCAGTTGTTCTTTATGCCTGGGCTGGGGTATGGGCCAAGAGCCTGGGCTGAGAATAGCAGTCGTGAAGCTGACTCCTTGGGCGTTTAGGCTGTAGGCGTGATCTGTGGAATTCTGGGCAAAGCTAAACCGCATGGTGACTCCTAATCATCTTTATGCAATGTTAAATCTTAGTAATCAACTTTGATCTATTACAGAAACTGATGAATTCACCAATTTTAACCAAACCAAATGTGGGTTTGAGAAAGTTACTTAGTCTTGCGCACTCACCGATCCCAGCATGTTTGGTTAAAATCAAGCTTGATCAGGCTAGTTGATTAGTCTATTCAGACATTCATATGCTGATTAGAGGCTTTTCAATGATGCTTCCTCTTTTTGAGGCCTAGAAACAACTTGCAATACAATCATAATCCAGCTGGGCCTTGAGCTCTTTCTGTTCTTTAGTTACCTACCATCACACTACACTAGAAAACAAGGACACGCACATCATTGATTAACAAAGTGCAGCAACTGAGTCACTAGATTATGGTTGCCTAAACAGAACCACATGATATGATTAGTCGCATTGGAGGAGATTAGATGTCAACACCGACAAATCAACGCTGATTAGTCGCATGTAATTGAGCCTAAATTGATTCTCCATCTGACCAAGATTGGATACAACTCAGTATTAGCTAATTAAGTTGATATATATACTATGAATGgtaaagaaggaaaataaaaataaagtgtgaAAGGATGGGAGTAGAGTAGCGCCTAACAATGATTGAGTTAAAGACacaaaagaacaagaaaaacacAAGGAGGTCCACATAATATGATAAGAAAACTGAATGGTGGCAGTGGTAACACTAGAATTTTCTTTGAGGGGTGGTCAACTCCTCACGCAGAAAAGGCTCatacaaagaaaatggaaatagaagtgaattatttttaagtacacatgaaaagaaaaaaaaaaaaaaaaggatgattATGGAGAGGAGAAGGACATTTATAAATGCAGAAATTGGCATGACTCAAAGGCACAATAGGGAAGGGGTCCTGGATGTCCCTGTCTGGTGTGCACAAGAGGACAGAGGGCCTTAAATGAGGATACAGAGAAACCCACACAAGAAACAAAAGTGAAGGCAGATAGAAATACATCGATCCCACAAAAGCCTTCAGCAACAGCCTTTTCTTAAAAACTACAAAATATACATTGTGTTCCCTTGAACTCACGGCACCTTCATGTCGGTGATACCAACAAATGTCATCCCTTCCTTCTTTCCAATTTTATCACCAACCATCAACCCCGTGTACCTCATCTACACTGTCGTCCCGGTCTCCCCAACTTTAGAGTCCGCTCTCGtgattttcctatttatttttctgGTTTTTCAACTCCATTGCTACCATATACAATAGACTAGGGAATGGAACAAGATTTcggggaaaataaaaaaaataaaaaataaaaaataaaaagaagaagaaggagaagaagaagaaccctTGGATAATCTAACATGTAATATATTTGTGGAAGAttaattaagataatatataaaaattaaattaatttattttcacatatgTGTATAAAAGCatacttttcccttttctttggTATCATAAGGTGTATGACTAAACTATACAAAAGTGTAAAAAATATGACTTTGAGTATGAAAAAGTGAGAAcattgttaagaaaaaaaaaatgatatctatATATGTATAGATATGATTTTGATTGGTTGTGGGTTTTGGTGTTACTTAACTTTCAGGTACCACAtgatcaaaatttagaaaaaaacaaggaaaattaaataaagggtGACATATTGATGGCTTTCGTTTAAGGTATAATTTTGTACTACTTTTCCTTATGGGAACATTGATTAAGTCACTAAAGTGACAAGAATGATTAATTTAGTAATTAGTTTTGGTTAAGCAAATTGAATAGAAAGTATACAAATCATACTTTGATTCCTACGGTGGAATTAGTGTTTTAAGTCAAACACATCATCAAActgtgaaatttaaattttaatattaagaagTAAGAGAAGCCCACATGATTTAAAATGGGCCGACCAGAAACAACCTGTCGCACTCAcacaaaataaatccaaatctATCTTTTCCCATCCACAGAGGTGTAGATTGATGTGAGAAGAATCTTGGAGCACAAGTTTGATGAGTTAAAGCAAGTTTTGGCCCTCTGTCTACCAAATTTACATTAGGTTGTTTTCTCCAAGCTTGAGACCTGCCATTCAAAATAAGAATAATGTGAACCCATGTGTCTACATTCCACTCTCCCAAACAACCCTCAAACAAAAGGTAGCTCAAGCACAACCTGTAACTCATCAATTACAGAGCCACGCTCTTGAGAAGAGCATAAGTGGTAGTACCATATATCAAGGCTTGTTTGGAAAGTTCCTAGTTCACTACACTAAAAAGTTGAGGCTAAAGAGAAACCCAAAGACAGCTATGAGAATCTAATTGCTAGACAGAAGTAGAAAGAGAGTTTTTGAAGGATGAAATGTAAAAGAGGTAGCTAGTTGGGGGTGGCAATGCAGTGATAGCACCCTCAGCTCCAAGGGTAGTTTTGGGCATGGAGATCAACATAAGACAGCAGCTTCCTCCTCAATTATTCTAAGCATGTGGTGAACTGCCCCTGCTATGTCATCTACTGATGTGAGCTGGCATCCTTCCTCGACCTGCAATAagaatattcaatttttaactCAAAATTCTTTGCATTCCTATAATTGAAACCATAGACATTCATCCCTTTACTTAGAAACCATCCCATATGTTGGAAAACAACACCCCTTTCCCTTGCCCATTTCTCACTTTTGTGGCAAGAGATTGAATATCATCATCACTAGAAAAATGGCTAAAGCACACCcccattaaatatttattttattccaaaTATATATGTACATTGTGATtcttattatcttatataaacaAATGAATGAGCAATGATACATATACATACCTTGGCACTAATGGAGTAGAGGACTAGTGGGTCCACGGTGGTGACATTGAGATGAAGAATGGTGAGGTAAAGAGTCTGAAAACCGGTGACCATCTTGGAGAGCAGTCTAGGGCTTTTATGAGAGAGAATTCGAAGATTTGCATGGGTTTCAATCAAAGTGACCTCAATATCTGCTACTGCTGCCTTACTCTTGGAAGTATACTTGTTAGGCATTTGAGACCAGGTGTACTGAGGGTACACGAAAAATTGCGAGAAAGGAGGTGGCATGAATTTGTTGGCGGTGATGCCGGTGCCGGTGCCGGTGCCGGTGCTGCtactgctgctgctgctgctgtcaTCAACGTTTTCTCTTACTCCTTGCACCATTTTGTGCTTTCGAGCTTCAAGGGACTGCAATAGGTGCTCAAGTTCTTTCACAAATTCTATGGCACCACCTACTATAGAGGCCTGGTCACCCTACACAAATAATTTCTTTTGCATTAAAGTTTGttctattgttattatttatagGCATTACAAGCAAGAGAAGTAAAATGATGTTAAgacttcaaaagaaaatgatatcaaaGGTTTGATTATGATGAGGATGATGGGAAATTTCCCTAAAGTGTTTCTATCTAAATAAGTTAATTAGAACCGGGGAGAAGTACCAAACCTTTCAGTGTTCTTGCAGAACACTTGTTTTGCGGTTTGAGCTAGACCCCTTTATCTTCAGTTGCCATTCCCACATGATAAATGAGAAACAACAGTACTCAAAGTGAACAAAAAGATGTAAGAGTGAAAGACTGGTTTTAGCCAAAATTAGGGGAACTTCAACCATGGAGGTTTATGACCTACTTTTTTCTGAATCACTCAAGTTAAGACTAAAATTTGGAAAGAATATATGCTTTTCGAATTTATCCTATTCCCCCAAATGTTTGCCTTCTACACAAACTActttttcccaaaaaatatgATTCTTAATATGCATATTAGGTATTATGATAGTGGATTACTTGAAAAATCATCTGTTAGTTGAACCACAGGAAAGCCAATAGTATGAGTACCCATATCCCTAACCACTGAGGCTCCTTCAAGTAAAGTCAAGTTTCCCTTCATTGCAATGGCTCTACAGGGAAAATAGTATTCTCTTTCCCTATGAGAGGTACCCAATTCCTCAAAGGTAAGGTGTTCTCTGGGTTTCACCATGGAAGCTCAGTTTCTTTTCTGTTATTTAAATCACAGATGGCAAGAGCATAGAAGACAAAAGGAAATGATACAACCTACAATATGAAGGAAGAAGTGATAGAAGACAGACCCTTTGGACGTAAGATTCCGGCATGAGGGAGCGTAAGATGGCGAGATGCTCATTCATCTGTCTCCGGCGATTCCTCTCAACAGCAATGTGTGTCATTCTTTGTGTTTCAGCTTCTTCTTTGTTCTTACAAACCCTTGCCCTTCTCCTCCTCTTTTTTCGCCCTTGCACCGCCAAATTTTGTTTCCTGTTGGAAGTTTCCGGTCCCATGGAGCATCGCGGGTCCATCACTGTAGAAGGCGTATCCAGAGCACCACCAAGATCTTGAGGCTTCAAAGGGTTTTCCAATGAGAAACCAGCCTCTAGGGGGGCATGGCAGGTATATGGGGTTGCTGAGATAGTCTCATAGATGATGAAGTTCAAGAGATCATTAGAAGAAAGAGCTTCGAGTGCCATTTCTCCACTGTTAGTAAGGTATATTGACTTACAAAAATGAGACTCCAATCAACCAATACTGTTAAGTGCTTGTTCCAaaccagagagagagagagagagaggtagaAGTAGAGGagtttttgtgtgtgtgttgaAAGAAAAGGGAGTTAAAGGGTAATGGAATGAAGGATATGGTGCACGTGAGAGGGCAGTAAAAGGAGTTGTGCTTTTCTGCTCCAGAAAGTGatggggggagagagagaggctCTTCCTCACACCCTTTGTTTCGTTTTCCTTCCCAGCTCCTTCTCACACCCTTTGTTTCGTTTTCTTTCCCAGTTTCATAGATGCTGTCAACACTGAAACAATTTCTGAAATGAAGAGAGTGGGGGACCCAAATCTATATAGAAATATGCATAAAAACAACAGAACAACCTGTGCAAAAGCTACTCCTCACATTCAAATTTGAGTTGGGTTTTGCAAGAAATGACTGGCTGCCTCCTGTACCCTAGATTCTTATATATACACTCATTTTGCATCAAAAGTATATATGGACTAGTCACATGTGCCTTGATGACAACCCATTGTGATTATACTCATCAAAGTCCATCAATGCCTTTCATGCATGCATGCTGCGTCATTATGAACCACTCATCAATCCAACAATGTATGTGAATGATTGTATGAGGACAAGTCACACATCATGGCTCCACCATTCCATGAAATCCCATCATCCCTTCCCTTCCCTTGTGCTTGCATTTaacatattaatttaattagtctGTGTTTTTGTTTAGCACTTCCATGTTCAGAAGCAAAAACACACAGTAAGACTCCATGTGATGTCCACTGTCAGCCCTGTTTGTGAAAATGAGAAATCATGGAAAATGGGAAGACTGAAACTTATTCAGATTAACAATAAGATTTCACTACTATTCAAAAGATATATAATACAGTATTGAGAGACATAGTCAATAAGACACAGGCATGGGCAACCTTAGATGATGCCCCATTGCTTCTTTTTCTGGGTATAGCTTTCTAGACATGAAAACACTTGTTTTGAACAAGTGTGTCTACCAAAACAAACCCCTTATGGTGATTTGATTTGGGTCATTTAGTATATGCTTATCTGCCTCTTCCCCAATTGCAAGGTACTTGTATTAATTGTATGTAGGGTTAAGATCAGGATACACTATCCGTCCAAATATCATTGCTTGACTATTTGGAAGAGTATTTAAGATGAGGAGACAGCATAGAACAATCGCCTTATGTCATCAAAGGCATAGCGGAATTAACAATAATATTGTCTTCTTTTGAGTACAAAATGGATCTTGTTTATCAAATGCAGTATAATAGTTACAGTGAAAACTAATAATCATAAGAAAGGTGTAGCAGTGAAAATAATTAGGGATGACAATTCATATTGATGAGTCGTATTCATATCATGTCAAAACCTAGGTATTTTATCACATAGTTCAACCCAAAcccaacataaataataattgtgttaaaaatataaattcaaatattatttaattattaaataggtaacACGTAGTGTAACCTAATTAAACCATTTAATAATCAGGTTAAAtcatattttgtatatattaaacatatttataattcaattgacatatttatttaaaaataaatttaaaatgaattaaataatttaaaaatataattagatttACAGCGAGAGTATTAAATGGATCCATTCGAAACCATGACAGGAGCAATTCTATGAAAGAAAAACgtgaaaaggaaataaaataatagcaTTATAGATGGAGCAAAGGATGAGGaaagaagatattaaaataCAATATGGAGCACTGCATGCTGACATGTTAAAATAGAACATTCACTTGATATACCATACACGTAAGCATATCCGAAGCcggtttatttttctataagaaGTTTTAGTATGTTtgctttttaaattaaattttatttttaaatgttttatttaatttggatatacttttttttggttaatttgaaataatttaattgattttaagaaTGGTACGCATTCTTCCCTTGGAGGGAGAAATGAGATTTGTGGGCTAAGAgctagaaggaaaaaaagaaaaaaagaaaaaaaagaaaaagaggatgGATAAACAGTAACGCAGCAGTGGGAACATCACAGAGCCGCACTAATGAATGGCCGAAAATGGTGGGGTAATGTAAAAATTTCAACGCATATGCGACAATCCAACAGTGCACAGCCTTGTTTCATATGGTTGGGATTCGATGCTTCAAATTATACATGACACGTCACTCATCAAATATAGGTAAATCACACCGCCATCAAGCAGAAAGGCTATCCTTTCCAAGCAAttaaaaaaaggaggaaaagaaattatatatatacgaTGCACACACATTGACGCATACAAGTGATTGCAAACACTGGAAACTGTTGCCTTATCTGGTGATGAAGACGGATGAAGGGTGGGAAGGTGGTAGACCTTGGACCATGGTCCAAGCTGTCAGAGGCTCTGAGGGGATTCCATGTGACCAGTGACCTCTAGCTTCCCCTCGAAAAGTACATTTGGGCAATCATCCACAGTCAAATCGCAGCTCcattttctacctttttccccaAATACCATTTGGGCAATAGCTTTAAGCTTTCTTTTTCATCCGCTACTGTTGTTTTCTACAGTTGCAAGCCACCCTATCTATGCCTTCTATGCACGAAAACGATCGCACATGGGCTTTGTTCACTTTCAAAGTATGACAATTTGCAATGCTTTTCAGAATTTCATTGGGCATGTGGGAGTGGGACTAAGTTACTAATCAGTATATAAAATGCATATCAATGTCAATGGTTGGTTTTGATGCTTTCCATGACCAAGAAGCTTCAGGATCAAACCGTGATCTTAATGGATTGTATCATTTGCCAGGAATATCTTATTGCACCATATACAAAATCTAGGTAATCCAAAGAACCGCTCATAGTAATATATCAATTCTGTTTAGGTGCCTTAGAGTTCTGGGCTGCCAATTTCCAAAAACACTGCTGCTGATTCCATGAATACAAAAATCAGCAATTGAGTTTGATTTGTCAgtaaaaataatagattatgGTTGTATACAGTGAAGCAGGGCCCAGTCTCTACCAAAACTTCAACCTAATGCCATACAAATCCATGAGTCCAGTGACAGCAGATAAAGTGAATGAATAGATCACCAAGATAACTAGAGCTCTGGCTGATGAGGCAAACAGGGTATCCGCATACAAGTTTACCAGCCCAGTGAGGATGTTTGCCTACAtcaataaaacaacaaaacgaAAATGTTTTATTAAGTTGAGCTCAATAGGGGGGAGAAGGATCTTAATAAGTGAATGaatctaaaaaatatgttattcaCCAGAAGAAATGACCCCAGTAAATTTCGATCAAATGCTTTTTCAAGTACTGAAGTTTCACTTGCGGGGATGTAATCGGAGAGCATTAATATTCCCAAGACCTGCAAACATGTGAAATTTAGCTGGGAAGTCGACTAGAAGTTCAAAATCGTAAATTAAACTCCATCGTGATTATAGTAGAATAGTTGCTACACTAGAAAACACATGGAGCATACACGCTGCGAcaatttccaataattttttttaaaaaaaaaatgatcaacgACAAGCAACCTCTACAGTAATCAATCAACAATTTGTGAATATTTTCCAGTAatgaatgttataaaatatatgagATGACAATATCTGTTTCCCAACCACCttgctaagaaaataaaagagaaacatCCATTACCTTCTCAATTGGAAAGAATAGGAGAGTTCTtatatcttataaaatatatgagaTGACAATATATGTTTCCCAACCACCttgctaagaaaataaaagagaaacatCCATTACCTTCTCAATTGGAAAGAATAGGAGCTCTTAAgcattttacttttccttttgaaGCTGTAAGATAATGGATTTTACGAATGGTCAAGGAGAGGCAAATACCATACAATCAGGGTCAAGATGTTAAAGTCTTTCTTGCAGCTAATTTGAAGCATGTCTCAAGTAAAGCCACAGTATTCTAAACATCCAAGGCACTTTTGGCTGCACTTTTTGGCAGCCATTTTACCAATCTGATAACATAATAAATGAGTCAGAAATACCTTTGGACCTAGATGAATGGGATCTCCAAGCACTAAGTCACTACTAGTCACTGTCTTAAATTTGGAGGTCTTTAATAATGGTACAACAGAAGCACTCTAGTGCATGGGGCCAAAACCCACCAGTAACTTAAGCCAGATTAAGAGAAACTTCACTTTCGCATGTGAAAAATAACCCCTCAATATTATCACGTTTCCAAACATTTCCCACACCCAAATTCTTGGTtcatttgtttcaaattttcttaatttgtcCTTACCATTGGCTTCAATTCATTTTCATATGTCCCTTGTATACCCAATCCCTACATAGTCTGGGTGACAAATAATTCATATATACCGAGTGGTCATGATGCTGATGGGATAGATGCGATTGGGACCATGTTGATGCTGGTATCTCAATCCATCTCTACAAATTGCATTGATACCTTTATCCAAAATCCCAATGTTTTGTCACTAATTTCTTACCTTTTTTctgaaattaataataacatcCATTGATGTCTTCAGACTTTCAGAATCTTGATATGATGGTTGGTATCAATATTTTGTTCCTTCAACGTGAAAAAAGTGCTTCAGGAACTTCAAACAAGTAGTGGACTGTGTCAAACCAAGTAACCAAATGACAAATGTAGCTCATTTCATTAACTAAAGCTTCCTAATAACCTATAGTATTCTGGTCCTATTCAAAGTTCCATAATTTGTCTTAGATGTACATTGTGGGGCTACACACAGAAGAGATTCGTAAATACATACTGCTCTTAAGGTAAAAGGCATAATAAATGTCTGATACATAATTACGGGCAGAATCTATTGGCCATGCATGCCTGCTTGTATATATGTAGATATATGCTTTAACTGAATGTCTCATCCTCACTTCAGATTAATACATATTTAACATAGACAAGCTGAACTTACAAACAGAGGTTCAAAACCTAAAAAACACTTAACACCAGCATAAAAGCAAACAAATTTAATCCTCCGaaaaatttaatgataaaaatccCTCAAAACCATTTACCAGTGAATTGCAATGTACCACATTATGTGTGCAACAACCTCCTTAAGAGCCCAAAAAGTGAACTCAGA
This DNA window, taken from Vitis vinifera cultivar Pinot Noir 40024 chromosome 2, ASM3070453v1, encodes the following:
- the LOC100248894 gene encoding transcription factor bHLH71; this encodes MALEALSSNDLLNFIIYETISATPYTCHAPLEAGFSLENPLKPQDLGGALDTPSTVMDPRCSMGPETSNRKQNLAVQGRKKRRRRARVCKNKEEAETQRMTHIAVERNRRRQMNEHLAILRSLMPESYVQRGDQASIVGGAIEFVKELEHLLQSLEARKHKMVQGVRENVDDSSSSSSSSTGTGTGTGITANKFMPPPFSQFFVYPQYTWSQMPNKYTSKSKAAVADIEVTLIETHANLRILSHKSPRLLSKMVTGFQTLYLTILHLNVTTVDPLVLYSISAKVEEGCQLTSVDDIAGAVHHMLRIIEEEAAVLC
- the LOC100243705 gene encoding E3 ubiquitin-protein ligase Os04g0590900 yields the protein MGSLGSPKIWVPYISTKDCSQGFCSLYCPQWCYIPAPPPPYFEFPDENSGPNFSPLVIAIIGILASAFLLVSYYTIISKYCGNMERERRENQDINEELEDNHNPALHEPWHVATTGLDEALIKSITLCKYKKGDGLVEGTDCSVCLSEFEEEESLRLLPKCSHAFHVQCIDTWLKSHSNCPLCRANIVPTTVSPTQLPPPVMESPLNNEPSQQSQLEHENVAVGEDLERVAEEEEIMRNEVIPKTPSRVFSDLGNSEERDTIIEIRDEGEQQIRRSISLDYSCQTRLSVADILLMNEDEDPQMGDCDCQFPGHVGSSKVAVGEISKYSHRNRVLHCVMSPVSMKRSFSSGRLLFTRHARGRDGIIPTFERRLDYS